A section of the Solea solea chromosome 17, fSolSol10.1, whole genome shotgun sequence genome encodes:
- the selenol gene encoding selenoprotein L, with amino-acid sequence MAADVTVSRETLIGALTRLVNQSKALLQKAKQDAEVSLEKLLPHEITTLFGLMAAGTDFYESLGVKKKSDAEAVWRKFYNHAAVRELVDELLELESEWDAFLENVDKGLQVTDRKLAGAKMADSVSPDMAFTDARSGKNVTLAEYLGRGQKLLLVLLRHFGULPURDHLAELEASKADLEARSLRVLMVAFGKKEGAELWLQQTGCTFDMLLDPQRKVFRKFGLGSSYAKVMKFDFLLHYSEYKTVGIDFPDIPTHLQEDLYQMGGNFLLDEAGQVLLSHPSKTPLDRPSVRTILDTVDAANATS; translated from the exons ATGGCCGCGGATGTGACCGTGTCCCGGGAGACACTAATAGGTGCTCTGACCCGGCTCGTCAACCAGAGCAAGGCTCTGCTACAGAAGGCCAAGCAGGACGCAGAAG TCTCCCTGGAGAAGTTGCTTCCACATGAAATCACCACGTTGTTTGGCCTCATGGCAGCTGGCACAGACTTCTATGAGAG CCTCGgcgtgaagaagaagagtgacGCAGAGGCCGTTTGGCGGAAGTTTTATAA CCATGCAGCGGTGAGAGAGCTGGTGGACGAGCTTCTGGAGCTGGAG agcgAGTGGGACGCGTTCCTGGAGAACGTGGACAAAGGTTTGCAGGTCACCGACAGGAAGCTCGCAGGAGCCAAGATGGCCGACAGCGTGAGCCCCGACATGGCGTTCACCGACGCTCGCAGTGGAAA GAACGTGACTCTGGCTGAATATCTGGGTCGAGGTCAGAAGCTGCTGCTCGTTCTCCTCAGACATTTTGGATGACTACCGTGACGAGACCACTTGGCTGAGCTGGAGGCCAGTAAG GCTGACCTGGAAGCTCGGTCACTGCGGGTCTTAATGGTTGCTTTTGGGAAGAAGGAGGGAGCCGAGCTGTGGCTCCAGCAGACGGGGTGTACGTTTGACATGCTGCTGGATCCACAGAGGAAG GTTTTCAGGAAGTTTGGCCTTGGCTCGTCCTACGCCAAAGTGATGAAGTTTGACTTTCTGCTGCATTACTCGGAGTACAAAACTGTGGGCATAGACTTTCCTGACATCCCCACTCACCTGCAGGAAGATCTCTACCAG atggGTGGAAACTTTCTGCTAGATGAAGCAGGACAGGTTCTTCTTTCTCATCCGTCTAAGACTCCGTTGGACAGGCCGTCCGTGAGGACGATTCTGGACACAGTGGACGCCGCCAACGCCACGTCATAA
- the clec11a gene encoding C-type lectin domain family 11 member A codes for MGPAATSLALLSLCSLGVCVPTGTSNAAPTQASSTEVKKTRGDVPDVLPEPEPTNQLSDFENSYNYVLSRLAGMDQAIHKLNVGHYTLDVKVSQLMDRLSKIDAKVGELEDNIREVHQHSKDNRKEIGRLEGCHKGLRLGYKCYLVYNTYEDYAGASRKCLERGGRMAMPRDRKEQEALADYIKSFFHPGNWPVWLGINDLRSEGLYLFDDGTRVSYFQWRKHFLSTQPDGGWRENCVAMSSDDGDWWDHYCDRNMNYVCEFDDRVAL; via the exons ATGGGACCGGCTGCCACCTCACTCGCTCTCCTGAGTTTATGTTCTCTGGGTGTTTGTGTCCCAACAGGAACAAGCAACGCTGCACCAACACAG GCGTCTTCAACAGAGGTGAAGAAGACACGAGGCGATGTTCCCGACGTTCTTCCAGAGCCAGAGCCAACGAACCAGCTGTCAGACTTTGAAAACTCATACAACTACGTGT TGTCCAGACTGGCCGGCATGGACCAGGCCATCCACAAACTCAACGTTGGTCACTACACGCTGGACGTCAAAGTCAGTCAGCTGATGGACCGTCTGTCCAAGATCGATG CTAAGGTCGGGGAGCTGGAGGACAACATCCGCGAGGTCCATCAGCACAGCAAGGACAACCGCAAGGAGATTGGTAGACTGGAAG GTTGTCACAAGGGTCTCAGGTTAGGATACAAATGCTATCTGGTGTACAACACCTACGAGGATTACGCAGGAGCGTCCAGAAAGTGTCTGGAACGTGGTGGCCGCATGGCGATGCCCCGCGACCGCAAAGAGCAGGAGGCCCTGGCCGACTACATCAAGTCCTTCTTCCACCCCGGGAACTGGCCCGTGTGGCTGGGCATCAACGACCTCCGCTCCGAGGGCCTGTACTTGTTTGATGACGGGACGCGGGTGTCGTACTTTCAGTGGCGCAAGCACTTCCTGTCCACTCAGCCGGACGGAGGGTGGCGGGAGAACTGCGTGGCCATGTCGTCGGACGACGGCGACTGGTGGGACCACTACTGCGACCGGAATATGAATTATGTCTGTGAGTTTGATGATCGAGTGGcactttaa